In Deltaproteobacteria bacterium, a genomic segment contains:
- a CDS encoding phosphotyrosine protein phosphatase → MSARLRVLFVCGRARSRSFTAARIFARDPRMQVRAVGVHASAARVVSASDIACASAICVMERSQQRALEGRFRDELRGKRVHVLEIADDYAPMEPELVELLRESVPPLLGLA, encoded by the coding sequence GTGAGCGCGCGCCTGCGCGTGCTGTTCGTGTGCGGACGCGCTCGCTCCCGCAGCTTCACTGCGGCGCGCATCTTCGCGCGCGATCCGCGCATGCAGGTGCGTGCGGTCGGCGTGCACGCCAGCGCGGCGCGCGTGGTCTCCGCGAGCGACATCGCGTGTGCGAGCGCGATCTGTGTGATGGAGCGCTCGCAGCAGCGCGCACTCGAGGGGCGCTTCCGCGACGAGCTGCGCGGCAAGCGCGTCCACGTGCTCGAGATCGCCGACGACTACGCGCCGATGGAGCCCGAGCTCGTGGAGTTGTTACGGGAGAGTGTGCCGCCGCTGCTCGGTCTGGCCTGA
- a CDS encoding zinc metallopeptidase: MKWTRGQRSENLEDRRGQRAGLGGGRLPLPGGRGGRMGLGGIVLLLAIAYFTGQNPLTLLGAMDSGGGQLPLDPSAEVAMAPVQESAAEAERADFMSFVLDDSQAAWQRLLPNYRDARLVLFRDAVHSGCGGAQAAMGPFYCPADERVYIDLGFFDELSRRFGAPGDFAQAYVLAHEIGHHVQNVTGTERKVRQLQRANPEHENALSVRLELQADCYAGVWAHSTARRDILERGDLQEGLGAAAAVGDDRIQEMSGSAVRPEAFTHGSAEQRMEWFQRGYQSGDPNACDTFQS; this comes from the coding sequence ATGAAGTGGACCCGAGGCCAGCGCAGCGAGAACCTCGAAGACCGGCGCGGGCAAAGGGCAGGACTCGGGGGCGGAAGGCTGCCGCTGCCGGGCGGACGCGGCGGACGCATGGGCCTCGGCGGCATCGTGCTGCTGCTCGCGATCGCGTACTTCACCGGCCAGAACCCGCTCACGCTGCTCGGCGCGATGGACTCGGGCGGCGGGCAGCTGCCGCTGGATCCGAGCGCCGAGGTCGCGATGGCTCCCGTGCAGGAGAGCGCGGCAGAGGCCGAGCGCGCCGACTTCATGTCGTTCGTGCTCGACGACTCGCAGGCCGCCTGGCAGCGGCTGCTCCCTAACTACCGCGACGCGAGACTCGTGCTGTTCCGCGATGCCGTGCACTCTGGCTGCGGCGGCGCACAGGCCGCGATGGGTCCGTTCTATTGCCCCGCCGACGAGCGCGTCTACATCGACCTCGGCTTCTTCGACGAGCTCTCGCGCCGCTTCGGGGCGCCCGGTGACTTCGCGCAGGCTTACGTGCTCGCGCACGAGATCGGGCACCACGTGCAGAACGTGACGGGCACCGAGCGCAAGGTGCGCCAGCTCCAGCGCGCGAACCCCGAGCACGAGAACGCGCTCAGCGTGCGCCTCGAGCTACAGGCCGACTGTTACGCCGGCGTGTGGGCGCACTCGACCGCGCGGCGCGACATCCTCGAGCGCGGCGACCTGCAAGAAGGGCTCGGCGCTGCGGCGGCGGTCGGCGACGACCGCATCCAGGAGATGTCCGGCAGCGCAGTGCGGCCCGAGGCGTTCACGCACGGCTCTGCGGAGCAGCGCATGGAGTGGTTCCAGCGCGGCTACCAGAGCGGCGACCCGAACGCTTGCGACACGTTCCAGAGCTGA
- the trpS gene encoding tryptophan--tRNA ligase: MRVLSGIQPSGTPHFGNYFGAIRQHVALQDRGESIYFVADYHSMTSLRDAAARRSNVNDLVLDYLACGLDPKRAVFYRQSDMPETCELTWLLTTVTPMGLLERATSYKDKTAQGLASDHGLFAYPVLQAADILQFNSDLVPVGQDQKQHIEMARDIATKFNNSYGREVFKLPDPMIVEEVAVVPGVDGRKMSKSYDNALCMFWPEKQLRKAIMGIVTDSSPVEAPKNTAQTLFQLWSLFATKEERAALFARAAAGGMGYGEVKKDLADRALAYFAPMREHRLELAQQKGLVEDVLADGVKRARVLAAPVFEAAREAAGVGRPK, from the coding sequence ATGCGAGTTCTCAGCGGGATCCAGCCCTCCGGCACGCCGCACTTCGGCAACTACTTCGGCGCGATTCGCCAGCACGTCGCGCTGCAAGATCGCGGCGAGAGCATCTACTTCGTCGCGGACTACCACTCGATGACGTCGCTGCGCGACGCCGCGGCGCGCCGCAGCAACGTGAACGACTTGGTGCTCGATTACCTCGCGTGCGGCCTCGATCCGAAGCGCGCCGTCTTCTACCGGCAGTCGGACATGCCCGAGACGTGCGAGCTCACCTGGCTGCTCACGACCGTCACGCCGATGGGCCTGCTCGAGCGCGCCACGTCCTACAAGGACAAGACCGCGCAGGGCCTCGCGTCGGATCACGGGCTCTTCGCCTACCCGGTGCTGCAAGCGGCCGACATCCTGCAGTTCAACTCCGATCTCGTGCCGGTCGGCCAGGACCAGAAACAGCACATCGAGATGGCGCGCGACATCGCGACGAAGTTCAACAACAGCTACGGGCGCGAGGTGTTCAAGCTGCCGGACCCGATGATCGTCGAGGAAGTCGCGGTCGTGCCGGGCGTCGACGGGCGCAAGATGTCGAAGTCGTACGACAACGCGCTCTGCATGTTCTGGCCGGAGAAGCAGCTGCGGAAGGCGATCATGGGAATCGTTACGGACTCGTCGCCCGTGGAGGCGCCGAAGAACACCGCGCAGACGCTGTTCCAGCTGTGGTCGCTGTTCGCGACGAAGGAGGAGCGCGCGGCGCTGTTCGCGCGCGCGGCGGCGGGCGGCATGGGCTACGGCGAGGTGAAGAAGGATCTCGCCGACCGCGCGCTCGCGTACTTCGCGCCGATGCGCGAGCACCGCCTCGAGCTGGCGCAGCAGAAGGGCCTCGTCGAGGACGTGCTGGCCGACGGCGTGAAGCGCGCGCGCGTGCTTGCGGCGCCGGTGTTCGAAGCGGCGCGCGAAGCCGCGGGCGTGGGGCGCCCGAAGTAG
- a CDS encoding protein kinase produces the protein MLTACELRRFAARLLIACALLCAASAALAQQVPTPDELARLEAALAANPQDDAARVAYGEALLAAGDALGSLRVLNPDRVPGPDWVRELRASARLYRKRGQLFAARKALRDAVDLMPNDRALYAELSEAIAAERATGKPTPPSPTPEPAQAASESAASASEALPAPLSPTDETREAERTRAARAAAPPAPKAAPQPPALTLNHALAGAALIVLAAGALLLRRVLRGNGDLAVAIELPEGARATLSVRLARERERQRPPPRADAQLAARASSRFEHNMVARETHFRGIPAGSYWVTVEGVVESGASKEGVRDDLEVVVEKGRAARAEFDLRPEASPVDVRVVRGGTLVANARIALSGDPTSLKRAREGALRLSLPIGAHTILIGAEDRAAERNLKIERIAPLAIEVDLDDAAGLTFHGCEAAVEPFLRGDLSVAAAALEKVGQRERAAVLAGRFYQSRRSVGKSAERFEAAGRWLEAAELRAEAGELTKAAALFERAGDLARAAEMYNASGDLARAGGAYEQAGDYEAASVCYREAGDEAKLLDALEKKGDFFEAGEIAQKRGEATRAIRNLQQIDSRNANYLTACRKLAAIYSEQGKHELAMQKAEEAVTFSRPEEADAETYVWYGNLLARAGRIERAIEVLMELQQRAPEHPGLTTRIEELRKELSSARREGSAATQTYRSAFGETSRYELREEIGAGGMGIVLRAHDRRLGRDVALKRLPDNLKDHPKAVDLFLREARAAAALNHPNIVTLHDVDEEAGIYFITMELMVGRTLAQVVKQHGRLAARDAARIAMQVAAGLGYAHNQRIVHRDIKTSNLFLTEDRIVKIMDFGLAKMLEEVRRSTTVIGGTPYYMAPEQAAGDQVDGRADIYAFGVTLFELVTGRRPFETGDVTYHHRHTPAPDPRSLGVEVPEAMANLILQMMAKSPSDRPGTAEQVAQRLRAIAGAAKK, from the coding sequence ATGCTGACGGCCTGCGAGCTCCGTCGTTTCGCCGCGCGATTGCTGATCGCGTGCGCGCTGCTGTGCGCAGCGAGTGCGGCGCTCGCACAACAAGTCCCGACGCCCGACGAGCTCGCGCGCCTCGAAGCTGCGCTCGCGGCGAATCCGCAGGACGACGCGGCGCGCGTCGCGTACGGCGAGGCGCTGCTCGCGGCGGGCGATGCGCTCGGCTCGCTGCGCGTGCTGAATCCCGATCGTGTACCGGGGCCCGACTGGGTGCGCGAGCTGCGCGCATCCGCGCGCTTGTATCGCAAGCGGGGCCAGCTCTTCGCAGCGCGCAAAGCGCTGCGCGACGCGGTCGACCTGATGCCGAACGACCGCGCGCTCTACGCAGAGCTCTCGGAGGCGATCGCGGCGGAGCGCGCCACCGGGAAGCCCACGCCTCCGAGTCCCACGCCAGAGCCGGCCCAGGCTGCGAGTGAGAGCGCGGCGAGCGCGAGCGAAGCGCTGCCCGCCCCGCTCTCTCCGACCGACGAGACGCGCGAAGCCGAACGCACGCGCGCTGCGCGCGCAGCGGCGCCGCCTGCGCCGAAGGCCGCGCCGCAGCCGCCCGCTCTCACGCTGAACCACGCGCTCGCTGGCGCCGCGCTGATCGTTCTCGCTGCGGGCGCGCTCTTGTTACGGCGCGTGCTGCGCGGCAATGGCGATCTTGCCGTCGCGATCGAGCTGCCCGAAGGCGCGCGCGCCACGCTCTCGGTGCGCCTCGCGCGCGAGCGCGAGCGGCAGCGCCCGCCGCCGCGCGCGGACGCGCAGCTCGCAGCGCGCGCCTCGAGCCGCTTCGAGCACAACATGGTCGCGCGCGAGACGCACTTCCGCGGCATCCCGGCCGGCAGTTATTGGGTGACGGTCGAAGGCGTGGTCGAGAGCGGCGCCTCCAAAGAAGGCGTGCGCGACGACCTCGAGGTCGTGGTCGAGAAGGGCCGCGCAGCGCGTGCGGAGTTCGACCTGCGCCCCGAGGCGAGCCCCGTCGACGTGCGCGTCGTACGCGGCGGCACGCTCGTTGCGAACGCGCGCATCGCGCTTAGCGGCGACCCGACTTCGCTGAAGCGCGCGCGCGAGGGCGCACTGCGCCTCTCATTGCCGATCGGCGCCCACACGATCCTGATCGGCGCCGAGGACCGCGCCGCCGAGCGCAACCTGAAGATCGAGCGCATCGCGCCGCTCGCGATCGAGGTCGACCTCGACGACGCCGCGGGTCTCACCTTCCACGGCTGCGAAGCCGCGGTCGAGCCGTTCCTGCGCGGCGACCTCTCGGTCGCGGCTGCGGCGCTCGAAAAGGTCGGACAGCGCGAGCGCGCGGCCGTGCTTGCGGGCCGCTTCTACCAGAGCCGCCGCTCGGTCGGGAAATCCGCCGAGCGCTTCGAAGCTGCGGGGCGCTGGCTCGAAGCGGCGGAGCTGCGCGCCGAAGCGGGCGAGCTCACGAAGGCCGCCGCGCTGTTCGAGCGCGCGGGCGATCTCGCGCGCGCCGCCGAGATGTACAACGCCAGCGGCGACCTCGCGCGCGCAGGCGGGGCCTACGAGCAGGCGGGCGACTACGAGGCGGCGAGCGTTTGTTATCGCGAGGCGGGCGACGAGGCGAAGCTGCTCGACGCGCTCGAGAAGAAAGGCGACTTCTTCGAGGCCGGCGAGATCGCGCAGAAGCGCGGCGAGGCGACCCGTGCGATTCGCAACCTCCAGCAGATCGACAGCCGCAACGCGAACTATCTGACGGCATGCCGCAAGCTCGCCGCCATCTACAGCGAGCAGGGCAAGCACGAGCTCGCGATGCAAAAGGCCGAGGAGGCCGTGACGTTCTCGCGCCCCGAAGAGGCCGACGCCGAGACGTACGTGTGGTACGGCAACCTGCTCGCCCGGGCGGGCCGCATCGAGCGCGCGATCGAAGTGCTGATGGAGCTCCAGCAGCGCGCGCCGGAGCATCCGGGCCTGACGACCCGGATCGAGGAGCTGCGCAAGGAGCTGTCGAGCGCGCGGCGCGAAGGCTCGGCGGCGACGCAGACCTACCGCAGCGCGTTCGGCGAGACCTCGCGCTACGAGCTGCGCGAAGAGATCGGCGCAGGCGGCATGGGCATCGTGCTGCGCGCGCACGACCGCCGCCTCGGCCGCGACGTCGCGCTGAAACGTCTCCCCGACAACTTGAAGGATCACCCCAAGGCGGTGGACCTGTTCTTGCGCGAGGCGCGGGCTGCGGCGGCGCTCAATCATCCGAACATCGTCACGCTGCACGATGTCGACGAAGAAGCGGGCATCTACTTCATCACGATGGAGCTGATGGTCGGCCGCACGCTCGCGCAGGTGGTGAAGCAGCACGGCCGACTCGCCGCGCGCGACGCGGCGCGCATCGCCATGCAGGTCGCGGCGGGCCTCGGCTACGCGCACAACCAGCGCATCGTGCACCGCGACATCAAGACCTCGAACCTCTTCCTCACCGAAGACCGCATCGTGAAGATCATGGACTTCGGCCTCGCGAAGATGCTCGAAGAAGTGCGCCGCTCGACGACGGTGATCGGCGGCACGCCTTACTACATGGCGCCCGAGCAAGCCGCGGGCGACCAAGTCGACGGCCGCGCCGACATCTACGCGTTCGGCGTCACGCTCTTCGAGCTCGTGACGGGCCGCCGCCCGTTCGAGACCGGCGACGTCACCTATCACCACAGGCACACACCCGCGCCCGATCCGCGCAGCCTCGGCGTCGAGGTGCCCGAGGCGATGGCGAACTTGATCCTGCAGATGATGGCCAAGTCGCCGAGCGACCGGCCCGGAACGGCGGAGCAAGTCGCGCAGCGCCTGCGCGCGATCGCGGGCGCGGCGAAGAAGTAG
- a CDS encoding thioesterase family protein, translating into MSHEPSRFDRDTACTLVAPGVYDARVDRGWWVARGPNGGYVAALLVRAMEQAVADPARQLRSVTIHYVRPPREGAARVETRVERVGGSLTTLSARLLQGDSLQALALAAFSKPRTTPEMRHAAMPEVAPPEALEPRRDPKVTIHERYEQRWAIGPRYFEGARGREALTGGWIRLAEGQRPIDGTLLAALADAWPPAVFASTELPMALGGVPTVDLTVHIRAALPLPADFVLAMFRTREVSGGFLEEDGELWSRDGRLLAHSRQLGVVL; encoded by the coding sequence ATGAGCCACGAGCCCTCACGCTTCGATCGCGACACCGCTTGCACGCTCGTGGCGCCCGGCGTCTACGACGCGCGCGTCGACCGCGGCTGGTGGGTCGCGCGCGGGCCGAACGGCGGCTACGTCGCGGCGCTGCTCGTGCGCGCGATGGAGCAGGCCGTCGCCGATCCCGCGCGCCAGCTGCGCTCCGTCACGATCCATTATGTCCGCCCGCCCCGGGAGGGCGCCGCGCGAGTCGAGACGCGCGTCGAGCGCGTGGGCGGCTCGCTCACCACGCTGAGCGCGCGGCTCCTGCAGGGCGACTCGCTGCAGGCGCTCGCGCTCGCGGCGTTCTCGAAGCCGCGCACGACGCCTGAGATGCGTCACGCGGCGATGCCCGAGGTGGCACCGCCCGAGGCGCTCGAGCCGCGGCGCGATCCCAAGGTCACGATTCACGAGCGCTACGAGCAGCGCTGGGCGATCGGCCCGCGCTACTTCGAAGGCGCGCGCGGGCGCGAGGCCCTAACAGGTGGCTGGATTCGCCTCGCCGAGGGCCAGCGCCCGATCGACGGAACGCTGCTCGCCGCGCTGGCGGACGCGTGGCCGCCGGCGGTGTTCGCATCGACCGAGCTGCCAATGGCGCTCGGCGGCGTGCCCACCGTGGACCTCACGGTGCACATCCGCGCCGCGCTGCCGCTGCCCGCCGACTTCGTGCTCGCGATGTTCCGCACGCGCGAGGTCAGCGGCGGGTTCCTCGAAGAAGACGGCGAGCTCTGGAGTCGCGACGGGCGCCTGCTCGCTCACTCGCGGCAGCTGGGCGTGGTGCTCTAG
- a CDS encoding DMT family transporter, protein MTARTRAELALLGVTLSWGGSFLVVKDTLATLGPFTLIALRFALAAAALALVFGRAAFALGADVRGRSNLRTAAAIGGLLFAGFALQTAGLTTTTPARSGFITATYVGMVPLLSRVLFGRRLGARTLASIAGALAGLFLLTDPRGAGVNAGDWLTLLSALAFAAHLIAIERYGLGISARALSLAQMATVALAAAPLAFALEGASPQLSARSLGAIAYLGLACSALGFLAQTWAQRHTTATRAGLIFSLESLFAALLSVAVGAESITIWQWAGGLLLVAGVIVGESEPPSLEQNRGLGV, encoded by the coding sequence GTGACGGCGAGAACGCGCGCGGAGCTGGCGCTGCTCGGCGTCACGCTGAGCTGGGGCGGCTCGTTCCTGGTCGTGAAGGACACGCTCGCGACGCTCGGGCCGTTCACGCTGATCGCGCTGCGCTTCGCGCTCGCAGCCGCCGCACTCGCGCTCGTGTTCGGGCGCGCCGCGTTCGCGCTCGGGGCGGACGTGCGCGGGCGCTCGAACCTGCGCACGGCAGCCGCAATCGGTGGCTTGCTCTTCGCGGGCTTCGCACTCCAGACCGCGGGCCTCACGACGACGACGCCCGCGCGCTCGGGCTTCATCACCGCGACCTACGTCGGCATGGTTCCGCTGCTCAGCCGCGTGCTGTTCGGGCGGCGCCTCGGTGCGCGAACGCTCGCGTCGATCGCCGGTGCGCTCGCGGGGTTGTTTCTGCTCACGGATCCGCGCGGGGCCGGCGTGAACGCCGGCGACTGGCTCACGCTGCTGTCGGCCCTCGCCTTCGCCGCGCACCTGATCGCGATCGAGCGCTATGGCCTCGGCATCTCGGCGCGTGCGCTCTCGCTCGCACAAATGGCGACGGTCGCGCTCGCCGCTGCGCCGCTCGCCTTCGCGCTCGAAGGCGCCTCGCCCCAGCTGAGCGCGCGCTCGCTCGGAGCGATCGCGTACCTCGGGCTCGCGTGCAGCGCGCTCGGCTTCCTCGCACAGACGTGGGCGCAGCGGCACACCACGGCGACCCGCGCAGGGCTGATCTTCTCGCTCGAGTCGCTGTTCGCCGCGCTGCTCTCGGTCGCCGTCGGCGCCGAGTCCATAACAATCTGGCAATGGGCGGGCGGGCTCTTGTTGGTCGCGGGGGTGATCGTGGGAGAGAGCGAACCGCCCTCCCTGGAGCAGAATCGCGGCCTCGGCGTCTGA
- a CDS encoding class I SAM-dependent methyltransferase, protein MTPETARALARINEEFYRRHARLFASKRDRPWPGMRRVLDAVPAPRAILDVGCGHGRFAQLLRERGARASYQGVDASAELIALARTRNDLIEGAQFARMDVIEAPHDIPRGPFDLIGMFGVIHHVPGEAARAALVRALAERLAPGGTLSVAFWRTTGDESAARRVPWSRAGIDERELEPGDRLLRFDTDDSVFRFSHFADDAELARLEHAAGLPLAERFDSDGAGGISNAYLSWRRA, encoded by the coding sequence ATGACTCCCGAGACCGCGCGGGCTCTGGCCCGCATCAACGAGGAATTCTACCGGCGCCACGCCCGACTCTTCGCGTCGAAGCGCGACCGCCCGTGGCCGGGGATGCGGCGCGTGCTCGACGCGGTGCCGGCGCCGCGCGCGATCCTCGACGTGGGCTGTGGGCACGGGCGCTTCGCGCAGCTGCTGCGCGAGCGCGGCGCGCGAGCGAGTTATCAGGGCGTCGACGCGAGCGCGGAGCTGATCGCGCTCGCGCGCACTCGCAACGACCTGATCGAGGGCGCGCAGTTCGCGCGCATGGACGTGATCGAGGCGCCTCACGACATTCCGCGCGGCCCGTTCGACCTGATCGGCATGTTCGGCGTGATCCACCACGTGCCCGGCGAGGCGGCGCGCGCGGCGCTCGTGCGCGCGCTCGCGGAGCGGCTCGCGCCGGGCGGCACGCTCAGCGTCGCGTTCTGGCGCACGACCGGCGACGAGAGCGCCGCACGGCGCGTCCCGTGGTCGCGCGCGGGGATCGACGAGCGCGAGCTCGAGCCGGGCGATCGCCTGTTGCGCTTCGACACGGACGACTCCGTGTTCCGCTTCTCGCACTTCGCTGACGACGCCGAGCTCGCGCGGCTGGAGCACGCAGCGGGCCTGCCGCTCGCCGAGCGCTTCGATTCCGACGGCGCCGGCGGCATCTCGAACGCGTACTTGTCGTGGCGCCGCGCGTGA
- a CDS encoding tRNA uridine(34) 5-carboxymethylaminomethyl modification radical SAM/GNAT enzyme Elp3, with product MSARSIQATSDEKLRAIIAEAIAAESLGARALDRILRRHPKDGRGFYTKREVLAAFRASASEWPLAESAFAEKLRTTPTRTLSGVAPVAVLTKPFPCPGRCVFCPSDVRMPKSYLANEPGCQRAQANRFDPYLQAWNRLAAFRAMGHSTAKVELIVLGGTWSFYPESYQVWFATRLFDALNDFGAGVDRRDEIAAFAPDFASLALGSRGYDATVAAHLRAGDGELVPASERGEWSALAAAQRANERAGARCVGLALETRPDHVTRDEVLRLRRLGATKVQLGIQSLDDAVLAANQRGHDIAATREAIALLRGAGFKVHAHWMANLLGATPASDRADFARLFDDPAIRPDELKLYPCSLVETAELVHHHARGEWRAYTREELLPLVADCLAAIPRWCRATRVIRDIPSQDIVTGSKETNLREAAEALLRERGTALQEIRAREVRNTARDDAPLTLRETRYATSIGDEIFLELTTTDDRIAAFARVSHPRAGSTQHAPIAELHGAALLREVHVYGAAAGFNERAANKAQHAGLGAKLVKRAAAIARDTGFARLSVISAVGTRDWYRRQHFTDGDLYQHLAL from the coding sequence ATGAGCGCGCGCAGCATACAAGCCACATCGGACGAGAAGCTGCGCGCGATCATCGCGGAGGCGATCGCCGCCGAGTCGCTCGGCGCGCGCGCGCTCGATCGCATCCTGCGCCGCCACCCCAAGGACGGGCGCGGCTTCTACACGAAGCGCGAGGTGCTCGCGGCGTTTCGCGCGAGCGCGAGCGAGTGGCCGCTCGCGGAGAGCGCGTTCGCGGAGAAGCTGCGCACGACGCCGACGCGGACGCTCTCCGGCGTCGCGCCGGTCGCGGTGCTGACGAAGCCGTTTCCGTGCCCCGGCCGCTGCGTGTTCTGCCCGAGCGACGTGCGCATGCCCAAGAGCTACCTCGCGAACGAGCCCGGCTGTCAGCGCGCGCAGGCGAATCGCTTCGATCCCTATCTGCAAGCCTGGAATCGCCTCGCCGCGTTTCGCGCGATGGGCCACTCCACGGCCAAGGTCGAGCTGATCGTGCTCGGCGGAACGTGGTCGTTCTATCCCGAGAGTTATCAGGTGTGGTTCGCGACGCGCCTGTTCGACGCGCTGAACGATTTCGGCGCAGGCGTCGACCGCCGCGACGAGATCGCAGCGTTCGCGCCGGACTTCGCGAGCTTGGCGCTCGGCTCGCGCGGCTACGACGCGACGGTTGCCGCGCATCTGCGCGCAGGCGACGGCGAGCTCGTGCCCGCGAGCGAGCGCGGCGAATGGTCCGCGCTCGCGGCCGCGCAGCGTGCGAACGAGCGCGCCGGCGCGCGCTGCGTCGGCCTCGCGCTCGAGACGCGGCCCGACCACGTCACGCGCGACGAAGTGCTGCGCCTACGCCGCCTCGGTGCGACGAAGGTGCAGCTCGGCATCCAGTCGCTCGACGACGCCGTGCTCGCGGCGAACCAGCGCGGCCACGACATCGCCGCGACGCGCGAGGCGATCGCGCTGCTGCGCGGCGCCGGCTTCAAGGTCCACGCGCACTGGATGGCGAATCTGTTGGGTGCAACTCCGGCGAGCGACCGCGCCGACTTCGCGCGCCTCTTCGACGACCCCGCGATCCGCCCCGACGAGCTGAAGCTCTACCCGTGCAGCCTCGTCGAGACCGCCGAGCTCGTTCACCACCACGCCCGCGGCGAGTGGCGCGCATACACGCGCGAAGAGCTGCTGCCGCTCGTCGCCGACTGCCTCGCCGCGATTCCGCGCTGGTGCCGCGCGACACGCGTCATTCGCGACATTCCCTCGCAAGACATCGTGACCGGGAGCAAGGAGACGAACCTGCGCGAAGCCGCCGAGGCGCTGCTGCGCGAGCGCGGCACGGCGCTGCAAGAGATCCGCGCGCGCGAAGTCCGCAACACCGCCCGCGACGACGCGCCGCTCACGCTGCGCGAGACCCGCTACGCGACGAGCATCGGCGACGAGATCTTCCTCGAGCTCACAACGACCGACGACCGCATCGCCGCCTTCGCGCGCGTGTCACACCCAAGGGCTGGTTCGACGCAACACGCGCCGATCGCCGAGCTGCACGGAGCCGCGCTGCTCCGCGAGGTTCACGTCTACGGCGCCGCCGCCGGCTTCAACGAGCGAGCCGCGAACAAAGCGCAGCACGCCGGCCTCGGCGCAAAACTCGTGAAGCGCGCGGCGGCAATCGCTCGCGACACGGGCTTCGCGCGCCTCTCGGTCATCTCCGCCGTGGGCACGCGCGACTGGTACCGCCGCCAACACTTCACAGACGGCGACCTCTACCAACACCTCGCGCTCTGA